CGGTGCGGTGCCCGCAACACCTCCCGGAACACCCGCTGCTACCGCCCCGGCGACCGGCGGATCGGGTGTACCCGCAGCACCGGCTGCCTCCGCTCCGGCGACCGGCGGATCGACCACACCCTCGCCGCAACCGTCGCCGGCCGACCCCGGTGGGACAAGCCAGGCCGCCTCGCCCGACACGTCGTCTGAGCGAGCAAGCGATGCCGCAGCTCCGTCAGCGCCCGCCGCCGACCGGCCCGGTATGAGCGGCGAAGGCAGCCACCGGTCGGTGGTCGAAGAGGCCCGAGCGATGCTGCGGGCCAAGACGGGCAAGGAGGCGCCGCCGCCGAGCCGATCCACGTGTCGACGGCGGAGGAGCCGCCGCCCCCGCCTCGTCGCCGGCGCCCAAAGCCGCCAGAGGGGAGCCCGGCGGCCCCGGTGCAGCAACCGAGCGATGCCGGGCCCGACCCGGCGCGCCCACTTGTCGATCAGAGCCAGTCCTCCGATGCCGAAGCGCCGCCCGCACCGGAGCAGGACCGGGCGCGCCCACTGGTCGACCAGAGCCCGTACTCCGACGCCGGGGCGACACCCGCACCGGAGCAGGATCCGGCGCGCCCGCTGGCTGATCCCGACGCCGTCGGTCAGGCGCCCGTCAGCCGTGCCCCGACACAGGCACCGCCGAGCGTTCCCGAAGGCGCCGCTCCTCAGGCGCCCGCCCCGCCGTCACCGGCCCCGCCACCGGCTGCGCCGGTCACACCCGTGGCTTCGGCCGCAGGCGCCGAACGGCTCAACGGCCTGCTCGACAGCGTGCTCGGCAAGCTGAAGCCGGTGACCCGGGCGCTGTTCGTCGGCCACTTCGACGACGAGGGCGGGACGCTCGAGTTTCGCCTGGACAACCCCGCCATCCTCGATCGAGCCCAAGCTCGGCAGGGTGAGTTCGGCGAGGTGCTCTCCGGTGCGGCGGGCCAGCCGGTTTCGTTCAAGCTGGTCGCCGGCTCGGGCGCCGGGGCAGCGGGCGGAGTGGGGGCCGGGCGCGACGCGTCGGGTCGACATGGCCGCACCGCACACGATGGCGGCCCGGCCCCTCGGGGCGGGGATGATTCCGACGAGGCTGAATGGGCCAGCGGCGGCGACTATGACGATCTCGCCGACCTCGAGGACGCCGACCCACCGCTGAGCGCAGCACAACGCCTGATCGAGGCGTTCCCGGGCGCCGAGCTGATCACCCCGGAGCCCTGACCGCTCACCATCGACGTGCCCACCGAGCCGGCTCCACCGCAGCGTGGCCCGGCGCACGTAGCTTGGACTGCCCGCACCCCCGGCGGGCGACGACCCCACGGAGTACGACGTGACCTCACCCGAGAACACCAGCCCCGATGATCCAACGCCGGAGCAGGTTCCATCGGCCGACGCCGACCCGATGGCCGCCATGCTCGGTGGCCTCGACCTCGGCTCGTTGATGGAGACCGCCCAGCAGATGCAACAGCAGATGGCCGACGCCCAGTCGCAGCTGGCCGCCACGCGGGTGGAAGGCAGCGCCGGCGGCGGCAAGGTGAGGGTGACGATCACCGGCGACCTGCAGCCGGTTGGCGTAAAGCTCGACCCCGAGGTGGTCGACCCCGACGACACCCAGTGGCTCGAGGAGCTGATCCTGGCGGCGTGGCGTAATGCCGTGGCCGAGGTGGGTCGCGCCGAGCAGTCGGGGGACCCGATGGGTGGCCTTGACCTGTCGTCGATGGGCATCGACCCCGCCTCCTTCGGCATCGGCCCCGCCTCGGACGACGAGTCGGACGGGTCGTCCGAGATCGAGGGCTGATCGGGTGCCCACCTACGCCGCCCCCATCCAGGAGCTGATCGACTCGCTGGGGCGCCTGCCCGGCATCGGCCCCAAGTCGGCGCAGCGCATCGCCTTCTACCTGCTCGACGCCGACCGAGAGGAGGCCACGCGCCTCAGCCGGGCGATCATCGAGGTGAAGGACAAGGTCCGGTTCTGCGACCGTTGCTTCAACGTGTCGGAGGGCGAGCTGTGTACCGTGTGCGACGACGACCGCCGCGACGGCAGCGTCCTGTGCGTCGTCGAGGAGCCCAAGGACGTGGTGGCGGTGGAGCGCACCGGCACCTACGAGGGGCGCTACCACGTGCTCGGTGGAGCGATCGACCACCTGCGGGGCATCGGGCCCGACCGGCTCAAAGTGCGCGAGCTGGTCGAGCGCATCGGCGCCGAGAACGTCACCGAGGTGATCCTGTGCACCAACCCCAACCTGGAGGGTGAGGCGACCGCGCTGTACCTCAGCCGCCTGCTCGACCTGCCCGGCCTGGAGGTGAGCCGCATCGCCAGCGGCCTGCCGGTGGGCGGCGATTTGGAGTATGCCGACGAGCTGACATTGGGCCGTGCGCTCGAGGGCCGCACCCACGTGGGAGGGTCGCCGGCCGTCCCTGCGCCGGCGGAGGCTGACGCCACACCGGCCGGATAACCGGAAGGGGCAGGCCGCCTGAACAGCGGTCGGGCAGACCTCGCCTCGCCTCGCCTCGCCTCGCCTCGCCTCGCCTCGCCTCGCCTCGCCTCGCCTCGCCTCGCCTCGGCCACGGGTATTTACCCCAAAAACGACCGAGGAGCCACACCGAGGCCCCGATGGCCTCCGGCATGGCTCCTCAGCTGGTGCAGCGTGGCTGGCCCCTTGGATCAGACGGTGCGCACGATCAGCGCGTCGCCCTGGCCGCCGCCGCCGCACAACGCCGCTGCGCCGGTGCCGCCGCCGCGGCGGGCCAGCTCGTTGAGCAGGGTCAACACGATGCGGGTGCCGGACACGCCGACCGGGTGGCCGATGGCGATGGCGCCACCGTTGACGTTGACGATGTCGTCGGAGATGCCCAGGTCCTTCATCGACTGGACGCCGACGGCGGCGAAGGCCTCGTTCAGCTCGAACAGGTCGATGTCGTCCACGGTCAGGTCGACCTTGGCCATGGCGGCCTTGATCGCCTGCGCCGGCTGGGAGATCAGCGAGGCGTCGGGACCGGCCACCTGACCGATCGCCACGATCTCGCCCAAGGGCTTCAGGCCCAGTTCTTCGGCCTTGGCAGCCGAGCAGACGATGACGGCGGCGCCGCCGTCGGAGATCTGCGAGGCGTTGCCGGCGGTGATGTTGCCGTCCTTGGCGAAGGCGGGACGCAGCTTGCCGAGCGACTCGGCGGTCGTACCGGGGCGAACGCCCTCGTCGGCCTCCAACACGATCGGATCACCCTTGCGCTGGGGGATCTCCACCGAGATGATCTCGTTGTCGAACTTGCCGTCCTTCTGGGCTGCGGCGGCGCGCTCGTGGCTTTGTGCCGACAGCTCGTCCTGGACGTCGCGGTTGAGGCCCGCCTTGCCGGCGTACTGCTCGGTGGACGCGCCCATCGCCAGCTCGTCGATGGCACAGAACAGCGAGTCGTGCATCATCGAGTCGACGACGGTCTTGTCGCCCATGCGCATGCCCGACCGGGCGTCGCGCAGCAGGTAGGGGGCGTTGGTCATCGACTCCATGCCGCCGGCGACGATGATCTCGGCCTCGCCCGCCTGGATGAGCAGGTCGGCCAGCATGATCGTGTTGATGCCCGAGAGGCAGACCTTGTTGATCGTGGTGGCGGGCACGTCGAGGGGGATACCGGCCTCAACTGCGGCCTGGCGGGCGGTGATCTGCCCGGCGCCGGCCTGCAGCACCTGGCCCATCAGGACGTAGTCGACCTGGTCGGCCGAGATGCCGGTGCGCTCGAGGGCGCCGGCGATCGCCTTGCCCCCCAGCTGGGCGCCGGAGAAGCCGGCGAGCGAGCCGGAGAACTTGCCGAACGGAGTGCGTGCTCCGCCGAGAATGACTGAACCTGCCATGAAGGATCTCCCTGGGTGTGTGCGATGTCGGGCGCGACGCGCTCGCCGTTTGGTTTTGATCACGCTACCTGTCGGTAACTCCTTGGGTCATTCCGGCCCGTCCCACTCGATCGGGCGGTCACCGCCGACGAGACCACCCGGATGGGTGCCGAGCCGGACGCCGAGGTGGGTCGGCTCAGCCCATCGTCAGGGCCAACTTGCCGAACACCGAGCCCTCGTGCAGCCGGGCGAAGGCATCGGCGGCGTCGCCCAACGGGTAGGACGCGTCGACGAGAGGTCGCACACCGGTGACGTCGAGAAACGACAGCAGCCGTTGCAGCTCGTCCCGGGTACCCATCGTGGAGCCGATCACCGAGAGCTGAAGGAAGAAGATGCGGGTGAGCTCGGTGGGGGAGGGATCACCGCTGGTCGCTCCGCACACGACGAGCGTGCCGCCGGGTCGCAGGGAACGGATCGAGTGCCCCCAGGTGGCGGCACCGACGGTCTCCATCACCGCATCGACCTTGTCGGGCAGGCGCTCGCCGGAAGCGAAATGGGCATCCGCGCCGAGCTGCTCGACCGCCTGGGCACCCTTGACCTCGTCTCGGGAGGTCACCCACATGCGCAGGCCCATTGCGGAGCCGAGAGCAACCAAAGCAGTGGCAACACCGCCGCCGGCGCCCTGCACCAACACCGTGCTTCCAGGTGGCAGAGCGTTGCCGGGAGCGATGCCGCTGCGGGTGGTCAGCATGCGGTAGGCGGTCAACCACGCAGTGGGCAGGCAGGCGGCCTGCTCAAAGCTGAGCGAGGCGGGCTTGGGAACCAGGTTGCGCTTGGGCACGGCCACTCGCTCGGCGAAGGTGCCCGGGTACCGCTCGGACAGAATCGACCGCTTGGGGTCGAAGGTCTCGTCACCGCGCCAGTCGGGGTCGCCGACCAGGGCGTGCACCACCACCTCGTTGCCGTCGGCGTCGATGCCGGCGCCGTCGCAGCCCAGGATCATCGGCAGCGCCTTCTCGGCCAGGCCCACCCCCTGCAGCGACCACAGGTCGTGGTGGTTGAGCGTTGCCGCCCGCAGCTGGACCGTGGTCCACCCCTCGGGCACCTCAGGCTCGGGACGCTCGCCCACCTCCAGCCCGGAGAGCGGATCCTCGGAGGACTGCGAAACGGCGGCAACAGCAAGCATTTTGGCTCCCTAGATCATGAGTGCCCTAAGACCGGCCCCGCCCCAAACAAACTCAGCGACCGGTCTGGATGTACTCCGTGATCGACTCGTTCTCATCGGCGAGGCGCGCCTTCTCCTCTTCCAGCTGATCGAGGCGCGACTTCACCACGTCGCCGATCGAGACGATGCCCACCATCCGACCCTCGCTGGCGACGATGAGGTGACGGATGCGGTTGACGGTCATCTGCTGAGCCAGCTCGGCCAGCTGGTCGGTCATCGAGCACGTGCGCACGTTGGTGCTCATCACCTCGGACACGACCTGCTCGAGCGCGGGTGTCGACCCCTCGCCGAGTAGTCGGACGATGTCCCGCTCGGAGATGATGCCGTCGACGTGGGAGCCGTCGCTCGACACCACCAACGCCCCGATGTTCTGTTCTCGGAGCGCAACGACCACATCGGCCACGGTGCTGTCCGGCCGGATGGTGGCTACCGGGCCCGACTCCCCCGAGCCCAGCGACTTTCCCCTCAGTACGTCTTCGACGTTCATGGTTCCCCCTGTCGACGCCAATCTAGCCCCGGCCCTATGGCCCTGCATGACACATCGGCGGGGTCCGATGAGAGCCCGTTCGCCCGCTTGCCGAAAGCGGGCATGGCGGTTCGTGAAATTCCCCGGCCGGTCGATAACCTCCACGGATGCAGGAGATTCTCGACGCCATCCAGTCCGACGCCTCGCCCGAGGACTTCGCCAACCTCGCCATCCCCGAGAGCTACCGGGCCGCCCACGTGCTGCGCTCCGAGCAGACGATGTGGGACGGCTACGAGTCGGCCGACAAGGATCCGCACAAGAGCCTCCACGTCGACGAGGTGGCCACGCCCGAGATCGCGCCCGATGAGGTGTACCTGGCGGTCATGGCCAGCTCGATCAACTTCAACACGGTGTGGACGTCGATCTTCGAGCCGCTGCCCACCTTCGCGTTCCTCGACCGCCTGGGCAAGGAGTCGGTGTGGGGTAAGCGCCACGCCCTCGACTACCACGTGGTGGGCTCCGACGCCTCCGGCGTGATCGTCAAGGTGGGCTCGGCGGTGCGCAACTGGAAGCCCGGCGACCGGGTGACCGTTCACTGCAACTACCTGGATGACCAGGACCCGTCGGCCCACAACGACTCGATGCTGGCCGCCAACCAGCGCATCTGGGGCTTCGAGACAAACTTCGGTGGCCTGGCCGACCTGTCGGTGGTGAAGGCCAACCAGCTGATGCCCAAGCCTGCCCACCTCAGCTGGGAGGAGGCGGCGGTCAACGCGCTGTGCTCCTCGACCTCGTACCGCATGTTGGTCGGCGACAACGCCGCCAACATGAAGCAGGGCGACAACGTGTTCATCTGGGGCGCCACCGGCGGTATCGGCGCCTACGCCACCCAGTTGGTGCTCAACGGCGGCGGCACGCCGGTGGGCGTGGTCTCCTCGCCCGAGCGGGCGGAATTGCTCAACGCGATGGGCTGCGAGTTCGTCGTCGACCGCAAGGCCGAGGGCTACCAGTTCTGGTCGGACGAGAACACCCAGGACGAGAGCGAGTGGCGCCGTCTGGGCAAGCAGGTGCGAGGGATGATCGGCGACGACCCCGACATCGTGTTCGAGCACCCGGGCCGTTCGACGATGGGCGCCTCGGTGTTCATCACCAAGCGCGGCGGCAAGATCGTCACCTGTGCTGCGACCAGCGGCTACATGATCGAGTACGACAACCGCCACCTGTGGATGAAGTTGAAGAGCATCATCTCGTCGCACTTCGCCAACTACCAGGAGGCGTGGGAGATGAACCGGTTGATCGACCAGGGCGCCATCGTCCCGGTGATGTCCGACGTCTACGACCTCACACACGTGGGCGACGCCGCGCTGAAGGTGCACCGCAACGAGGCCGAAGGCAAGCTTGGTGTGCTGTGCCTGTCGCCCGAGGAGGGCATGGGTATCACCGACCAGGCGAAGCGCGAGGTCGTGGGCGAGGACCGCATCAACCTGTTCCGACGGATGGCCGGCACCAAGGCCTGACCATCCCCGGCAGCATCGATCGCCGCAGCTCCATCGACGGTCTCGGCTCTGCCACCATTTCCAGCGTGGACTGCCCAGCGGCGTCGACGACTGGTACCGCCATCACCGAGAGGATCCGAACATGTTGCTGACCGAGATCGATCACGTGGCCATCGCCGTGCGCGACCTGGACGCCGCCGTGGCGTACTACGCCGAGGCCTTCGGGGCCGAGGTGGCCCACCGCGAGATCGTCGAGTCCGACGGCGTCGAGGAGGCGCTGGTGAAGGTAGCCGACAGCTACATCCAGCTGACCGCCGCCACCCGGCCCGACTCGCCGATCGCCAAGTCGATCGAAAAGCGCGGCGAGGGGCTGCACCACATCGGCTACCGGGTGGACAACTGCGCCGAGGCGCTGGCCTCGATGGTGGCCGCCGGCGCCACGCCGATCGACAAAGAGCCCCGCCCGGGATCCCGTGGCACGACGGTGGCCTTCATCCACCCGAAGGGCAGCTTCGGCACCCTCATCGAGCTCGTCCAGGAGTAGTACGGAAAAGCGAAAGCCCCGGAGCCGAGGTTTCGGCTCCGGGGCTTTCATCGTTTTTCAACCAGAGGGGGTTGGCCCTCAGTTGGCGGCGGCGTCGAACTCGGCGGCGCGGCGGCGCCGTTCGTTCTTGCGGCGCTTCCAGAAGGACTGCTTCCAGTGCTTGGTGCGCTTCGGCGGTGCCGGAACGGCGTTGGAAGTCGGAACCTCGTGATCCTCTCGGTAGCCGTGAGTGGCATGCGGCCGGTCGAGCACAACCTCGTCCACGTCGCCCTCCACCGAGGCGACGTGGAGGTCCTGGCGGACCTTCTGCCGCAACCGTCGGTGCTCCCGCTTGCGGTCCTCTCGGGGCTCGGGAACGACTGAGGTCTGAGACTTCTGATGCCGTTTGGACATCCGCTTCCTCCTCGTGTGACGCACCGGGACGATGCCCGGCGGGGAATCCGAACGCCTTGTTCGGATACCGAACTGCGAGGTGAAGGCTCGCCCCCCGGAGCCCATCTGGGTGGAAGCCGGAGGGTTCGCCGGGACCCCCTCAGTCCTGGCACTGCCCACCATAGGCCGCGCGCTCAACCGGTGCGTCGCGCTTCGCATCGGAGCCCTGACGGCGGTGGTCAGACCCGCTGCGCCGTGGCTCCGTCGGGCCGGTGAAAGCTGATCGACCGTCAGATACTGGCCGTTGACACCGTCTCACCGGCGGGTCATGGTGATCGGTAACGAAACCAAGGGGAGCAATTCACCGGACCGGTCAGCCGGTCCTCGTACGTCATCAAGGGGGGCTCGACGCTTGCTCTGATGGCCATGAAATCGGGATCGAATCCACGTCCATACCGTGAGCTGGATGAGCCGATCTTGAGATGCTGGTACCTACCAACGCCTTGAGACGGCCACCGGGCTCTCCCACCCGAAGGACGCTGGGTTCGGTCCCGGTTTCGCGTGTGCGTTGTGGCGCCCACCGAGAGCACTTCGCCGGCTTGTGCCCACGGGGAGCGGGGTTGACTCAGCCGCGCCGCGTTGAGCCTGGGCGGACATCGCGGTACAACACGACCTCCTGACGCAACGGCACCAGGTCGCGGCGCTGGGCCCGCAGGTGACCCTCGGCCTCCTGCCTCAGGGCCTCGATCTTACGGAGGGACTCCTGGCGCTGGGTTTCGAGCTCGGCCCGGGCGTTGGCCAGATCGTTCTCCAGCTGCAGCACGCGCTGCACGCCGAGGAGGTTGAGCCCCTCGTTGGTCAGCTCCTGAATGCGCAGCAGCTGATCGATGTCGGATCGGCTGTAGCGGCGGCTGCCCCCTCCGGTGCGGGCAGGGGCCACCAGGCCCTTGCGCTCGTAGATACGCAACGTCTGGGGATGAACCCCGGCCAGCTCGGCGGCCACCGAGATGACGTAGACGGCTCGGTTCTGATCGTGCATGGCTCGGTCACCTCCTCAGGTGGCTACTCGGATGCGGAATGTGGGTGGTTGAGCGTTGCGCCGACATTCCGGCGCCACGGGTCAGGAACCGTTCGTCTCGCTGTTGCGGGTGGACTTGAGCGTTGCATCGAGTTGTTCGAGCAGGTCTCGCTGCTCGGCGGTGAGGTCGGTGGGTGTCTCGACCTCGACGGTCACCAGCAGGTCACCGGTGGACTTGGTGGTTTCGATGCCCCGTCCCTTCACCCGGAAGGTCTTGTTGGTGGGGGTACCTTCCGGGATGCGAAGGGTGACGTTGGTGCCATCCAACGTCGACACGCGCAGCTTGGAACCCAGCGCGGCGTCGGTGATTGAGATTGGCTCGACGAGGCGCAGGTTGAGCCCGTCCCGGGTGAAGCGTGGGTGTGATGCGACGTGGACCCGGACCATCAGGTCGCCAGGGCGGCCTCCCGGGCTCGGCTCGCCCTTGCCGGCGACGCGGATCGTGTCGCCGTCGCTCACGCCGCTGGGGATCCGAATGCGCACCTCCTGCGGCTTGCGTACCCTGCCGATGCCCCGACACGTGGTGCATGGGGTGTCGATCAGACTGCCGCTGCCGTTACAGGAGGCGCAGGGCCGGCTGAACCCGAAAAGACCTTGGTTTTCCTGGGTGACGCCGGTGCCTGCGCAATCGGGACACACCCGTGGCTGGGTGCCTTTGGCCGCGCCGCTGCCGGCGCAATCCGGGCACGGCGCCTCGTTGCTCAGCTGCACGCCGGTGGTCAGGCCGTGGGCGGCATCCTCGAAGCTGAGGTAGACGTCGGTGACCAGGTCGGCGCCCTTGGTCGGCTGGCGGCGGCGTCCACTGCCACCGCCTCCGCCGCCACGGTTGAACAACCCACCCAGCAGGTCGCCGAGGTCGCCCACGTCGCCGCTGTCGAAGCGCATGCCGCCAGGACCGAAACCGCCACCGCCGCCACCGGGGAACCCATCGGGTCCGGCCCCGGAGGCGGCCAGCTTTCTGACCTCGTCGTATTCGGCTCGCTTGGATTCGTTGCCGATCACGTCATAGGCGGCAGAGATCTTCTTGAAGCGCTCTTCAGCCTTGAGATCGCCCGGGTTGGCGTCGGGATGGCTCTTCCGGGCGAGCTTGCGGTAGGCGGAGGTGATCTCCTTCGCCGTCGCTGTTGACGAGACGCCCAGCGCCTCGTAGTAGTCCTTTTCAAACCATTCACGTTGTGGGGCCACGGGGCACCTCCTTCAGCGCTTGGTGTGGCGAGGGCGCTCGTCGTCGCCGACGAGTCGTGGGTCTTGAGTACGGATCAGGAACGCACCTTCACCATGGCGGGCCGAAGCAGGCGATCACGCCATTGGTACCCGGCGCGCATGACGGCGCTCACCGTGTGCTCGCCGTCGCCGTCGCCCTCTTCGGACATCACCGCCTCGTGCAGGTTCGGGTCGAAGAGCACCTCGGTGTCGTCGACCTTGGTCAGGCCCTGACGTTCGAGCGTCGACAACAACTTGTTGGCGATCGGCGCCACATCGTCGGCACCGTGTGCCGCCGCCAGGTCGCAGTCGTCGAGGATCTCCAGCAGCGACTGCACGAGGTCCTCGGCCGCCCGGTTCTGTTGTTCGGCCCGTTGGGCTTCGACCCGGCGCTTGTAGTTCTCAAAGTCGGCCTGGACCCGCTGGGCCACCCCGCGCATGTCGTCGCGCTCGGTGGAGATCGCCTCGACCAGCTGGGCGCACTCGTCCAACTGCTCTTCGGCGGTCTCCCCCGTGAAGGTCGCCGACGTCGACGGGGAACCGGACCCCGAGCCTGCGTCCGACTCGGTCCCGGCGCCGTTGGCCTCGGCGTCATTTGAGGCCGGGTTGTCGGCCACCGGGCCGTCGCTGGGTGCCTGTTCGGCTGCTTCGTCGCGGTCGTTCACGAGTCGTCCTCGTCCTCGACGATCTCGGCGTCGACGACCTCCTCGTCGTCGCCCGACGCCTCGCCGGCGTCGCCGCCAGCTTCACCGGCCTGCGCCGCCGACTCGTAGATCTGCTGGCCGAAGCGCTGGCTGGCTGCCGTGAGGGCCTCCGTCGTCTGCTTCATCTTCTCGATGTCGTCGCCGGTCAGGGCCTCCTTCACGGCGGCCAACGAGTCCTCGACGTCCTTGCGGTCCGAGTCGGAGAGCTTCTCGCCGTGCTCACGCACCAGCTTCTCGGTCTGGTAGACGAGGGTGTCGGCCGTGTTGCGGATCTCGGCCTCCTCCTTGCGCCGCTTGTCCTCCTCGGCGTGGCTCTCGGCATCGCGCATCATCTGGTCGATCTCGTCCTTGCTCAGCGAGGACTGACCGGTGATCGTGATCGACTGCTCCTTGCTGGTGGCCCGGTCCTTTGCCGACACGTTGACGATGCCGTTGGCGTCGATGTCGAACGTGACCTCGACCTGGGGCACCCCGCGTGGGGCCGGGGGCAGGTCGACCAGCTGGAACTTGCCGAGCGTCTTGTTGTAGCTCGACATCTCCCGCTCGCCCTGCAGCACGTGGATTTCCACGGACGGCTGGTTGTCCTCGGCGGTGGTGAACACCTCGGTGCGACGGGTGGGGATCGTCGTGTTGCGCTCGATCAGCTTGGTCATGACGCCGCCCTTGGTCTCGATGCCGAGGGACAGCGGTGTGACGTCGAGCAGCAGCACGTCCTTGACGTCGCCCTTGAGTACGCCGGCTTGAATGGCGGCGCCCATCGCCACCACCTCGTCGGGGTTGACGCCCTTGTGGGCATCCTTGCCCAGCAGGTCGTGCACCATGTCGGCGACGGCGGGCATACGGGTGGAACCGCCGACCAGGATGATGTGCTCGATGTCGTTCTTCGACATGCCGGCGTCGGTGATCGCCCGTTCAAAGGGCACCTTGCAGCGCTGCAACAGGTCGGAGGTCAGCTCCTGGAACTTGGCGCGGGTGAGGCTTTCGTCCAGGTGCAGGGGGCCGGCATCGCTGGCGGTGATGAACGGCAGGTTGATCTGGGTCTGCTGCACCTGGGACAGCTCGATCTTGGCCTTCTCAGCCGCCTCCTTGAGGCGCTGCATGGCCATGTTGTCCTTGCTCAGGTCGACACCGTGAGCGCCCTTGAACGTGGCGACCAGCCAATCGATGACCGCATCGTCCCAGTCGTCGCCGCCCAGCGAGGTGTCGCCGTTGGTGGCCTTCACCTCAAACACCCCGTCGCCGATCTCGAGGATCGACACGTCGAACGTGCCGCCGCCAAGGTCGAACACCAGAACTGTCTGCTCTTCGCCGCCCTTGTCCAGGCCGTAGGCGAGCGCAGCTGCGGTGGGCTCGTTGATGATGCGGAGCACCTCAAGCCCGGCGACCGCGCCGGCCTCCTTGGTGGCGGTGCGCTGGGCATCGTCGAAGTACGCCGGCACGGTGATCACGGCCTGGTTGACCGTGTCGCCCAGGTAGCTCTCGGCGTCCCGCTTCAGCTTCATCAGGGTGCGAGCGGAGATCTCCTGGGAGTTGTAGGCCTTGCCGTCGATGTCGACCGACCAGTTGGTGCCCATGTGGCGCTTGACCGAGCGGATGGTGCGATCGGGGTTGGTGATCGCCTGGCGCTTGGCAACCTCGCCCATCAGCACTTCGCCGTCCTTGGCGAAGGCGACGACCGAGGGCGTCGTGCGCGAGCCCTCGGCATTGGGGATGACGATGGGTTCGCCAGCCTCCAGCACGCTGACGACCGAGTTGGTGGTTCCGAGATCGATTCCGACGGCCTTGGGCATGCCGAGACTCCTTCTTTCGTGTGACTGTGTTTCTTGGTGTTGGTTTGCTGACGTAGTTCGTGTTGTCGCGGCCCGCAGCGGCTGTTTGCTCGCCTGTGGGGCGCTCGTCATGGTGCACCTGAGCGACGAATTGTAGCGCTGGCAACCTCATGACAACGAGCGCCACAATAAAACCTGAGTGCTTCGTTATCAAGTCGGGTGGGTGGAATGCGAGGGTGTCGTTGGTCACCGGGTTGCCGGTGGGGCGTCGTGCATGGTGCCCGGGCACCCCAGGTGACGTCGGATCGTCGTTGCGGGCGCCCACCTGTCAGCATGTGGCCCATGGAATTGGTCTTGCTCCGCCACGGACAAAGCGAATGGAACCTGAAGAACATCTTCACCGGATGGGTGGACGTCGATCTCACCGACGTGGGGATGATCGAGGCGATTGAGTCCGGTGGGCTGATGGCCGAGGCCGGGGTGATCCCCGACGTCGTGCACACCTCGCTGCAAAAGCGCGCCATCCGAACCGCCGAGGAATCGCTGCGGGCGATGGACCGCCAGTGGATCCCGGTGCGGCGCAGCTGGCGCCTCAACGAGCGCCATTACGGGGCGTTGCAAGGTAGAGACAAGGCCCAGGTGCGCAGCGAAGTGTCTGCCGAGCAGTTCCAGGAGTGGCGCCGCAGCTTTGACGTGCCGCCGCCCGAGGTTGACTACGACTCCGAGTACCACCCGGTGAACGACCCCCGGTATGCCGACGTGGTCAGCGAGCTGCTCCCCGGTGCGGAGAGCCTGTCGATGGTGCTGCAGCGCGTTCTGCCCTACTGGTTCGACCACATCTGTGCCGATCTGCGCGCCGACCGCACCGTGCTCGTGGCCGCCCACGGCAACTCGTTGCGGGCCCTGGTCAAGCACCTCGAGGGCATCAGCGACGCCGACATCGCCGAGTTGAACATCCCCACTGGCGTGCCCCTGCGCTACGAGCTGGGTGGCGACTTTCGGCCCCGCACCACGATGGCGCTCGAGGATCGTTACCTGGGCGATCCCGAGCAGATCGCAGCTGCCGCCGAAGCGGTGGCCAAGCAGGGCCAGTAACCTCACCGGGTATCGGTTCGGTCGAGGCGTCGTTGCCGTCGGCGAGCCGGCCGAGCACGTAACCGCCACGTGGTGCCCGAGACGGTGGTGCCCGAGACGGTGGTGCCCGAGACGGTGGTGCCCGAGACGGTGGTGCCCGAGACGG
This window of the Candidatus Microthrix subdominans genome carries:
- a CDS encoding YbaB/EbfC family nucleoid-associated protein, with product MLGGLDLGSLMETAQQMQQQMADAQSQLAATRVEGSAGGGKVRVTITGDLQPVGVKLDPEVVDPDDTQWLEELILAAWRNAVAEVGRAEQSGDPMGGLDLSSMGIDPASFGIGPASDDESDGSSEIEG
- the recR gene encoding recombination protein RecR yields the protein MPTYAAPIQELIDSLGRLPGIGPKSAQRIAFYLLDADREEATRLSRAIIEVKDKVRFCDRCFNVSEGELCTVCDDDRRDGSVLCVVEEPKDVVAVERTGTYEGRYHVLGGAIDHLRGIGPDRLKVRELVERIGAENVTEVILCTNPNLEGEATALYLSRLLDLPGLEVSRIASGLPVGGDLEYADELTLGRALEGRTHVGGSPAVPAPAEADATPAG
- a CDS encoding acetyl-CoA C-acetyltransferase gives rise to the protein MAGSVILGGARTPFGKFSGSLAGFSGAQLGGKAIAGALERTGISADQVDYVLMGQVLQAGAGQITARQAAVEAGIPLDVPATTINKVCLSGINTIMLADLLIQAGEAEIIVAGGMESMTNAPYLLRDARSGMRMGDKTVVDSMMHDSLFCAIDELAMGASTEQYAGKAGLNRDVQDELSAQSHERAAAAQKDGKFDNEIISVEIPQRKGDPIVLEADEGVRPGTTAESLGKLRPAFAKDGNITAGNASQISDGGAAVIVCSAAKAEELGLKPLGEIVAIGQVAGPDASLISQPAQAIKAAMAKVDLTVDDIDLFELNEAFAAVGVQSMKDLGISDDIVNVNGGAIAIGHPVGVSGTRIVLTLLNELARRGGGTGAAALCGGGGQGDALIVRTV
- a CDS encoding zinc-binding dehydrogenase, with product MLAVAAVSQSSEDPLSGLEVGERPEPEVPEGWTTVQLRAATLNHHDLWSLQGVGLAEKALPMILGCDGAGIDADGNEVVVHALVGDPDWRGDETFDPKRSILSERYPGTFAERVAVPKRNLVPKPASLSFEQAACLPTAWLTAYRMLTTRSGIAPGNALPPGSTVLVQGAGGGVATALVALGSAMGLRMWVTSRDEVKGAQAVEQLGADAHFASGERLPDKVDAVMETVGAATWGHSIRSLRPGGTLVVCGATSGDPSPTELTRIFFLQLSVIGSTMGTRDELQRLLSFLDVTGVRPLVDASYPLGDAADAFARLHEGSVFGKLALTMG
- a CDS encoding CBS domain-containing protein; this translates as MNVEDVLRGKSLGSGESGPVATIRPDSTVADVVVALREQNIGALVVSSDGSHVDGIISERDIVRLLGEGSTPALEQVVSEVMSTNVRTCSMTDQLAELAQQMTVNRIRHLIVASEGRMVGIVSIGDVVKSRLDQLEEEKARLADENESITEYIQTGR
- the ccrA gene encoding crotonyl-CoA carboxylase/reductase, with translation MQEILDAIQSDASPEDFANLAIPESYRAAHVLRSEQTMWDGYESADKDPHKSLHVDEVATPEIAPDEVYLAVMASSINFNTVWTSIFEPLPTFAFLDRLGKESVWGKRHALDYHVVGSDASGVIVKVGSAVRNWKPGDRVTVHCNYLDDQDPSAHNDSMLAANQRIWGFETNFGGLADLSVVKANQLMPKPAHLSWEEAAVNALCSSTSYRMLVGDNAANMKQGDNVFIWGATGGIGAYATQLVLNGGGTPVGVVSSPERAELLNAMGCEFVVDRKAEGYQFWSDENTQDESEWRRLGKQVRGMIGDDPDIVFEHPGRSTMGASVFITKRGGKIVTCAATSGYMIEYDNRHLWMKLKSIISSHFANYQEAWEMNRLIDQGAIVPVMSDVYDLTHVGDAALKVHRNEAEGKLGVLCLSPEEGMGITDQAKREVVGEDRINLFRRMAGTKA
- the mce gene encoding methylmalonyl-CoA epimerase, with the protein product MLLTEIDHVAIAVRDLDAAVAYYAEAFGAEVAHREIVESDGVEEALVKVADSYIQLTAATRPDSPIAKSIEKRGEGLHHIGYRVDNCAEALASMVAAGATPIDKEPRPGSRGTTVAFIHPKGSFGTLIELVQE